A genome region from Melospiza melodia melodia isolate bMelMel2 chromosome 26, bMelMel2.pri, whole genome shotgun sequence includes the following:
- the TTC34 gene encoding tetratricopeptide repeat protein 34 translates to MSPEELAALLCGEGDERLSLQEFPAATAFYLAAFSCCAPTAVQRVNSMAHALWERVVATLEAWCQGKAQIPKIQSRNLAVVSLSVGIAAIFLSTLIPNNVVASVYELEALLRRGCSEEVVKKCNFLLEGNPRGSMELLLLRALARVLSGTQVGKGIVDYIQAFALHQAEAAAYVCSRQREHLPQVVQAFSDHLSTCHEESPSCSSSEQWLGECYRFLAAVAPGHAWVCRARAAHLRKKGEFQECVAVCTKALEGISAENLRGEDVLALLLERAAGYFFLGGCTQEMMQDLAAAFAADPAQAMKCFEELFSACDAEKIEEQARAALEGRFAAYREAVRARAELRGTCGTELLPPVIQTIQLLLHICPASSRELRVRLADCHLLQGHPRAALDMCEQLLAAEQSTYHNTLLALRGFCSLHAQDHHGALQDFQRVIEHESPHPSSCIKALCGRGLIRISGGSNYLTALDYITACQLKLDETIFTIKSYVPWNQRGLLLKVLQEEGQMMLQKKRYPGGSSVSFQKNQTELCTSLTLKVFCFVGSFFSRSRDAPGVFQLASLLVELDSSDEASRILCADALYQMGRGEEAHEMLSLALSRNPQRAPVLARLALLQLKRGSVYDGNQLLRRLIRIGDSSCLLPVLDIFQDEDRKLLQSHCRWRALAILKGKQEAAAIREAIAHLSFAILAAGGYAEDCLLTRARCYGRLGQMKTAIFDFNAVLKEDPSNVQALSGRGFVHLALKQQKEAVQDLISALKVEAGAVIPAILSLKPEAQGLVTGWLLQHGRATLSELMATKDVPEETLRDLLTMAKALTKVCRAAQHHIFYTDVLMANGRHQEALKHLQEAFGHCPAEDTARARLAVLQLQGRNVAGAAAPLSALARRDEKDLAFLLNFVDTKKQQHLAQAAAQEGKVLMKGHSHQQALGYHSLAVLASRANPRYLRHRAACLMHLKKYDKALKDMEKVIQGHGCNSPKTQAGDHCCQGFLLLALAQEEAAVQHYMQALQLDEPLALGTITECPGRESLTQTFHKIAQYNFEKQRYEEAWKITDYGLKIDKSSELQKLKARLKREASSCSLH, encoded by the exons ATGTCCCCCGAGGAGCTCGCCGCCCTGCTCTGTGGGGAAGGGGATGAGCGCCTCTCCCTGCAGGAATTtccagcagccacagctttttACCTGGCTGCCTTCAGCTGCTGTGCCCCCACAGCAGTGCAGAGAGTGAACTCCATGGCCCACGCGCTCTGGGAGAGAGTGGTGGCCACCTTGGAGGCCTGGTGCCAAGGCAAGGCTCAGATCCCCAAAATCCAGAGCAGGAACTTGGCCGTGGTGTCCCTCAGCGTGGGAATAGCTGCGATTTTCCTCTCCACCCTCATCCCAAACAACGTGGTGGCCTCAGTGTACGAGCTGGAGGCCCTGCTGAGGCGAGGGTGCTCGGAGGAGGTGGTGAAGAAATGCAATTTCCTGCTGGAGGGTAACCCAAGGGGttccatggagctgctgctgttgagGGCGCTGGCACGGGTGCTCTCAGGGACACAGGTCGGGAAGGGAATTGTGGATTATATCCAAGCCTTTGCGCTTCACCAAGCTGAGGCAGCAGCCTACGTGTGCAGCAGGCAAAGGGAGCACCTGCCCCAGGTTGTCCAGGCTTTTTCTGATCATCTCTCCACGTGCCATGAGGAAAGCccaagctgcagctcctcagagcagtggctgggtgagtgCTACAGATTCCTGGCTGCGGTGGCACCAGGACATGCCTGGGTGTGCAGGGCACGGGCAGCCCACCTGCGAAAAAAAGGAGAGTTTCAGGAGTGTGTGGCTGTTTGCACCAAGGCTCTTGAGGGAATCTCAGCTGAGAATCTCAGAGGTGAGGACGTTCTGGCTCTGCTCCTTGAACGAGCTGCTGGGTATTTCTTCCTGGGAGGATGCACGCAGGAAATGATGCAGGATTTAGCAGCAGCCTttgcagcagaccctgcccaggCAATGAAATGCTTTGAAGAGCTTTTCTCAGCCTGTGATGCTGAGAAAATCGaggagcaggccagagctgccctGGAGGGGAGGTTTGCAGCCTACAGGGAGGCTGTGCGTGCTCGGGCTGAGCTCAGGGGCACCTGTGGCACTGAGCTGCTCCCTCCTGTCATCCAGACaatccagctgctcctgcacatCTGCCCAGCGTCCAGCCGGGAGCTCAGGGTCCGGCTGGCAGACTGTCACCTcctgcagggacaccccagggctgccctggacatgtgtgagcagctgctggcagcagagcagagcacttACCACAACACCCTGCTGGCTCTGCGAGGCTTCTGCTCCCTCCACGCCCAGGACCACCATGGAGCCCTGCAGGACTTCCAGAGGGTCATCGAGCACGAGTCCCCACACCCCAGCAGCTGCATCAAAGCCCTGTGTGGGCGTGGGCTGATCCGCATTTCTGGTGGCAGCAATTACTTGACAGCTCTGGATTATATCACAGCTTGCCAGCTAAAGCTGGATGAAACCATCTTCACCATCAAGTCCTATGTGCCATGGAACCAGAGGGGATTGCTGCTGAAGGtgctgcaggaggaaggacagaTGATGCTCCAGAAGAAGAGGTACCCAGGAGGCAGCTCAGTTTCCTTTCAGAAAAATCAAACAGAGCTGTGCACATCCCTAACCTTgaaggtgttttgttttgttggctcTTTTTTTTCCCGCTCCAGAGATGCCCCTGGGGTTTTCCAGCTGGCTTCTCTCTTGGTTGAGCTGGACAGCTCTGACGAGGCATCCCGGATCCTGTGTGCTGATGCCCTGTACCAGATGGGCCGTGGGGAGGAAGCCCATGAGATGCTGTCACTGGCCCTCTCCAGAAACCCCCAGAGGgctcctgtgctggccaggctggccctgctgcagctcaAGAGGGGCTCTGTGTACGATGGCAACCAG CTGCTGAGGAGGCTGATCAGAATTGGAGACTCCTCCTGCCTCCTGCCAGTGCTGGACATTTTCCAGGACGAGGACAgaaagctgctgcagagccacTGCCGCTGGCGAGCCCTGGCCATCCTGAAGGGCAAACAGGAGGCTGCTGCCATCAGAGAGGCCATTGCCCACCTGTCCTTTGCCATCCTTGCTGCAG GTGGTTATGCTGAGGATTGCCTCCTCACCAGGGCTCGATGCTACGGGCGCCTTGGGCAGATGAAAACTGCAATTTTTGATTTTAATGCTGTCCTGAAGGAGGATCCCAGCAATGTGCAAGCTCTGAGTGGCCGAGGGTTTGTTCACCTCGCTCTGAAGCAGCAGAAG GAGGCAGTGCAAGACCTGATCTCAGCACTGAAGGTGGAGGCAGGAGCGGTGATCCCAGCAATCCTGTCCTTGAAGCCTGAAGCCCAGGGCTTGGTCACTGGGTGGCTCCTCCAGCATGGCAGGGCCACTCTCAGCGAGCTCATGGCCACCAAAGACGTCCCAGAAGAAACCCTCAGGGACCTTCTCACGATGGCAAAAGCACTGACCAAAGTCTGCAGGGCTGCACAACATCACATCTTCTACACTGATGTTCTGATGGCAAATG GAAGGCACCAGGAGGCCCTCAAGCACCTGCAGGAGGCCTTTGGCCACTGTCCTGCTGAGGACACAGCCAGGGCTcgcctggctgtgctgcagctgcagggcaggaacgtggcaggagcagctgccccgCTCAGTGCCCTGGCCAGGAGGGATGAGAAGGATTTGGCCTTTCTCCTCAACTTTGTAGACACCAAGAAACAGCAGCATCTCGCTCAG gcagcagcccaggaaGGGAAGGTGCTGATGAAGGGCCACAGCCACCAGCAGGCTCTGGGCTAccacagcctggctgtgctggccaGCAGGGCCAACCCCAGGTACCTGAGGCACAGAGCTGCCTGCCTGATGCACCTGAAAAAATACGATAAAGCTCTGAAAGACATGGAGAAAGTGATCCAAGGGCATGGCTGTAACAGCCCAAAAACCCAGGCTGGGGATCACTGCTGCCAGGGcttcctgctgctggccctggctcaggaggaggcagcagtgcAGCACTACATGCAAGCCCTGCAGCTGGACGagcccctggccctgggcacCATCACTGAGTGCCCTGGCAGGGAATCTTTAACCCAAACTTTTCACAAAATTGCACAATATAACTTTGAGAAGCAGCGTTATGAAGAGGCCTGGAAAATCACGGACTATGGGCTGAAAATTGATAAAAGTTCTGAGCTCCAGAAGCTGAAAGCGAGACTGAAAAGGGAGGCATCGAGCTGCAGCCTACATTGA